Within the Salinimonas marina genome, the region AAGCGGCATACCAATTTTACCCATGCCAACCTCTAATTCTTCGGCAGTATCATTAATAGCAGCCTGAATATTTTCCGGGGTCCAGCTATTTATTGTCATGAGTTTAGCTTTAACCGCAAGCAATGGCTCTTTGGCCACGGGGCGAAGATGTTTTTTTGCGGCCTTTTCGTCAAACTCTGCAAAGTCTTCATAAAAGTAGCGGCTTATCTGTGCCATTTCTTTGAGTGTCTTTACCCGGTCTGCCTGAATCGCCACTACATTTTCAAGGGTTGGGCCGCCATTAAGGTCGATGCCCTGTTCTGCAAAATGCCACTTGGCAAATGCTGCTACCTCGCTCACCGGCATGGTTTTCATATAATGCTGGTTCAGCCATATAAGCTTTTCAGTATTAAAAGCAGAGGCAGACTGGCCAATAGCATCAAGGCTGAAGTGTTCAATCATTTCACTGAGGGAGAAGATTTCCTGATCGCCGTGGGCCCAACCAAGACGAACCAGGTAATTCAACACTGCCTGGGGCAAAAAGCCATCATCACGATACTGCATAACACTTACCGCGCCATGACGCTTTGACAGTTTTTTACCGTCGTCTCCCAAAATCATCGACACGTGGGCGTAATAAGGTACCGGCGCGCCTAATGCTTCTAAGATATTAATCTGGCGTGGTGTGTTATTAATATGGTCTTCGCCACGCACCACATGGGTGATGCCCATATCCCAGTCATCTACCACCACACAAAAGTTGTAAGTGGGGGTGCCATCGCTGCGCTGAATAACCAGATCGTCAAGCTCGGTATTACTGATCTCAATTTTTCCACGAATATGGTCGTGAATAACCACTGTACCTTCTAACGGGTTCTTAAAGCGGATTGCATAAGGTGCGTCTTTAGGATGGTCGGTGCGATCGCGCCAGGTACCCGGATAACGAGGCTTTTCCCCACGCGCTTTTTGCTCTTCACGAATCTGGTCAAGCTCTTCGCTGGTCATAAAGCATTTATACGCTTTGCCTTCATCCAGCAGCTGGTTAATCAGTTCTTTATAACGGTCAAACCGCTCGGTTTGCAGGTACGGCCCTTTGTCCCACGACAGCCCCAACCACTGCATACCATCTAAAATAGCCTGCTTAGCTTCTTCGGTAGACCGCTCAATATCGGTGTCTTCTATACGAAGTACAAACTCCCCGCCCTGGCTTTTTGCGTAAAGCCATGAATAAAGCGCAGTTCTGGCGCCGCCTACGTGCAGGTAACCCGTAGGACTTGGAGCAAATCTGGTAACAACCGACATATCAACTCTCTATAAATGAATAGGTAAAAATAGTGGCCCGTATTCTATCAGTGTTCTGGCAACTGCAAAACATTGGCCTTATCCTACCCCTGTTATGGGGCTTCAATAGCCTGAATTGATTCAAAAACAAACAAAAAAACCTAGAAAGATGCTTTTTTGTGCAAACAAACATTTTAGTGATATTTTGTTGTTGACTCTTTTCAATGCGACTCTATAATACCGCCCCACTTGCCCAAGACGGCAAAGACAAATCAAAGGACGTTTAGCTCAGTTGGGAGAGCATCGCCCTTACAAGGCGAGGGTCACTGGTTCAAGTCCAGTAACGTCCACCACTTTGATTTGTCAGTAAAATTTGATTGCGGACGTTTAGCTCAGTTGGGAGAGCATCGCCCTTACAAGGCGAGGGTCACTGGTTC harbors:
- the gltX gene encoding glutamate--tRNA ligase; the protein is MSVVTRFAPSPTGYLHVGGARTALYSWLYAKSQGGEFVLRIEDTDIERSTEEAKQAILDGMQWLGLSWDKGPYLQTERFDRYKELINQLLDEGKAYKCFMTSEELDQIREEQKARGEKPRYPGTWRDRTDHPKDAPYAIRFKNPLEGTVVIHDHIRGKIEISNTELDDLVIQRSDGTPTYNFCVVVDDWDMGITHVVRGEDHINNTPRQINILEALGAPVPYYAHVSMILGDDGKKLSKRHGAVSVMQYRDDGFLPQAVLNYLVRLGWAHGDQEIFSLSEMIEHFSLDAIGQSASAFNTEKLIWLNQHYMKTMPVSEVAAFAKWHFAEQGIDLNGGPTLENVVAIQADRVKTLKEMAQISRYFYEDFAEFDEKAAKKHLRPVAKEPLLAVKAKLMTINSWTPENIQAAINDTAEELEVGMGKIGMPLRVAVTGGGNSPSLDVTLNLLSKHKVEQRIDKAVTFISNRENS